A single window of Candidatus Methylomirabilota bacterium DNA harbors:
- a CDS encoding helix-turn-helix domain-containing protein, giving the protein LVEHFLRKFAAAHHKRVPRLTAGALELLVGAEWPGNVRQLENCIEQAVVLSERDVIDVDVLPIGEATGKRGGEPQKPGLPAGLTLRDLEQQYILQTLGTVGGNRTQAARLLGISLRCLQYKLKAYRHAETMGRPDGSAPEASRIVPPSGGARRHVSVSSINDVHSVGDRRRMLMS; this is encoded by the coding sequence GTTGGTGGAGCATTTTCTGCGGAAGTTTGCGGCGGCGCACCACAAGCGGGTGCCACGGCTGACGGCGGGGGCGCTGGAGCTGCTGGTGGGGGCGGAGTGGCCGGGCAACGTGCGGCAGCTGGAGAACTGCATCGAGCAAGCGGTGGTGCTGAGCGAGCGCGACGTGATCGACGTGGACGTGCTGCCCATCGGCGAGGCCACCGGCAAACGTGGCGGCGAACCGCAGAAGCCGGGGCTGCCCGCCGGTCTCACCCTGCGGGACCTGGAGCAGCAGTACATCCTCCAGACTCTCGGCACGGTGGGCGGCAATCGGACGCAGGCGGCGCGCCTGCTCGGGATCAGCCTCCGCTGCCTGCAGTACAAGCTCAAGGCGTATCGCCACGCGGAGACCATGGGGCGGCCCGACGGGAGCGCACCCGAGGCGTCGCGCATCGTGCCGCCGAGCGGCGGCGCGCGCCGGCACGTCTCCGTCTCCTCGATCAACGACGTGCA